In Trichocoleus desertorum NBK24, the following are encoded in one genomic region:
- a CDS encoding RtcB family protein: MEALHRVAKKVSDTIWEIPVSYKEGMRVPARIYATEKLIEDIDEGVIDQITNVATLPGITQYALCMPDGHFGYGFPIGGVAAMDIEQGGVISPGGIGFDINCGMRLVTTNLTYKEVKPHIKQLVDKLYQKVPAGVGSKGFVKLSRNDFRQVLQQGARWCVDNGYGWETDLELMEESGCLAGANPDKVSEKAIDRGFNQIGTLGSGNHYLEIQVAKRENIYDRELARAFGITIPDQVVIMFHCGSRGFGHQVATDYLQVFLKVMESKYGIKVLDRELACAPFDSPEGQAYFAAMQCGINMSFANRQVILHRIREVFSDVFGRSAEDLGLEMVYDVAHNTAKLEQHIVDGQARSLLVHRKGATRAFGPDMTDVPEAYKVFGQPVIIGGSMETGSYLLVGVPTGDQTFFSTAHGSGRKMSRAKARKTWRGDVLQKEMLSKGIYVRSTSASGLAEEAGGAYKNVDDVIEAAELAGISKRVARLTPIGNIKG, from the coding sequence ATGGAAGCGTTACATCGAGTTGCCAAAAAAGTTTCTGACACGATTTGGGAGATCCCAGTTTCTTATAAAGAAGGTATGCGGGTGCCTGCCCGAATCTACGCCACGGAGAAACTGATCGAAGACATAGACGAAGGGGTGATTGACCAAATCACTAACGTCGCCACCTTACCAGGTATTACCCAATACGCGCTCTGTATGCCCGATGGTCATTTTGGCTATGGCTTTCCCATTGGGGGAGTCGCCGCGATGGATATCGAGCAGGGAGGGGTAATTTCTCCTGGTGGCATTGGCTTTGACATTAATTGTGGGATGCGCCTGGTAACTACCAACCTCACCTACAAAGAAGTCAAGCCACATATCAAACAACTTGTAGACAAGCTCTATCAAAAAGTGCCTGCGGGAGTGGGTAGTAAAGGGTTTGTCAAACTGTCCCGCAATGACTTCCGGCAAGTGCTGCAACAGGGGGCACGTTGGTGTGTGGACAATGGGTACGGTTGGGAAACTGACCTCGAACTGATGGAAGAAAGCGGTTGTCTCGCAGGGGCTAATCCTGACAAAGTGAGTGAGAAAGCGATCGATCGCGGCTTCAACCAAATTGGGACGCTAGGTTCTGGCAACCATTACCTAGAAATTCAAGTCGCTAAACGAGAAAACATTTACGATCGAGAGTTAGCGCGGGCTTTTGGCATTACCATCCCCGATCAAGTGGTGATCATGTTTCACTGTGGGAGCCGAGGATTTGGGCACCAAGTCGCTACTGATTATCTGCAAGTCTTTCTAAAGGTGATGGAGAGCAAGTACGGCATTAAGGTGCTAGACCGAGAACTCGCTTGCGCTCCTTTTGATTCTCCCGAAGGTCAAGCTTACTTTGCGGCTATGCAGTGTGGCATCAACATGTCCTTCGCCAATCGCCAAGTGATTCTGCATCGCATCCGGGAAGTCTTCTCAGACGTATTCGGTCGCTCCGCCGAAGACCTCGGATTGGAGATGGTTTATGATGTCGCCCACAACACCGCCAAGCTAGAACAACATATTGTAGATGGTCAAGCGCGATCGCTCCTCGTCCATCGCAAAGGAGCCACTCGTGCCTTCGGGCCTGACATGACCGATGTCCCCGAAGCCTACAAAGTGTTTGGGCAACCTGTGATTATCGGCGGCAGTATGGAAACGGGTTCCTACTTATTAGTCGGAGTACCCACAGGAGACCAAACTTTTTTCAGTACCGCTCATGGCAGTGGCCGCAAGATGAGTCGAGCCAAAGCTCGCAAAACCTGGCGTGGTGACGTGTTGCAAAAGGAGATGCTATCCAAAGGCATTTATGTCCGCAGCACTTCTGCATCCGGTTTAGCTGAAGAAGCGGGAGGTGCTTACAAGAACGTCGATGATGTGATCGAAGCCGCCGAACTCGCTGGAATTAGTAAACGGGTGGCCCGCCTAACTCCGATCGGTAACATCAAAGGTTGA
- a CDS encoding GTP-binding protein, whose translation MTTRTPLTLITGPLGSGKTTLLRHILATVSQKIAILMNEFGEIAIDAKVIQGQNVSMADLGGGCVCCSLLGEFEAAINEIIETVNPDLIVVETTGLAEPDALVFDIQESIPQVRLDGVVTVIDADGLVQYPQVGHTGRIQIESADAILLNKVDLVAESEVEAIATKLHRFNETAPIFHTQRGQIDPALLFGIAKTERSLQPPHHVHQPEFDSFSYTSPATFDRACFEEFADSLAPTVYRAKGFVRFVDDIYLFNFVAGRWDFEPFEQETTELVFIGKQVNEQQAEILNRLKACEH comes from the coding sequence ATGACCACTCGCACCCCCCTAACCCTGATCACAGGCCCTCTTGGTAGCGGAAAAACCACATTGCTACGCCATATTCTCGCTACGGTATCGCAGAAAATTGCGATTCTGATGAATGAGTTTGGTGAGATTGCGATCGATGCCAAAGTGATTCAAGGCCAGAACGTGAGCATGGCTGACCTCGGCGGGGGGTGTGTTTGCTGTTCGCTCTTGGGTGAGTTTGAAGCGGCTATCAATGAGATTATTGAAACCGTCAATCCAGATCTAATCGTGGTAGAAACCACCGGACTCGCGGAACCGGATGCGCTGGTGTTTGATATTCAAGAGAGCATTCCTCAGGTGCGCTTAGATGGTGTAGTGACCGTGATTGATGCAGATGGTTTGGTTCAATATCCACAGGTGGGCCATACCGGGCGGATTCAGATTGAGTCAGCCGATGCCATTTTGCTTAACAAGGTAGATTTGGTAGCGGAGAGTGAAGTGGAAGCGATCGCCACTAAACTACACCGCTTTAATGAAACGGCTCCCATCTTCCACACCCAGCGGGGTCAAATCGATCCAGCCTTACTGTTTGGGATTGCGAAAACTGAGCGATCGCTCCAACCACCCCATCACGTTCACCAGCCAGAATTCGACTCCTTCAGTTACACCTCACCTGCCACCTTCGATCGCGCCTGTTTTGAAGAGTTTGCAGATAGTTTGGCTCCCACTGTGTACCGAGCTAAAGGCTTTGTGCGGTTTGTAGATGATATTTATCTATTTAACTTTGTCGCGGGTCGCTGGGACTTTGAACCCTTTGAGCAAGAAACGACAGAGCTAGTCTTCATTGGTAAACAGGTGAATGAACAGCAAGCAGAAATTCTGAATCGCCTCAAAGCCTGTGAGCACTAA
- a CDS encoding PAS domain S-box protein — protein sequence MEVALSQLWHYGSAVLLVAIASLLILLAPDSTIAENPWLIGFAPVILSARYGGLGPGLLATVLAGLACAYGSLSSNGAIAVIPNDLIELGIFGLEGILICALMEFHPTPPQPQPGQLSEKQLRAILDNAPVGLYVVGGSHWEFVNQYLCSWLGLTSEQILGSGWIDSIHPDDREWVVRATTASLTGGHAFEAEYRILDQSGTSYWILDRAVPVRDQAGQLLFIQGSCVDITARKQAEECLQTLANQLQERTTELSIARAHTQAILDYTPASIYIIDTDGYMRFANTEWYRIFGDVLGNPIEGRNLRDFLPPEAAAVFFRENEEIFSSAKVMTFENDMTLPDGVHSFLRIKFPLQDTNGEVYAFCGVSLDITERKQAEEKLQALTRQLQAQNEQLAEVSRLKSEFLTNMSHELRTPLTSILGFSSVLLQKNFGALNPKQEQYLSLIHSSGEHLLALINDLLDLAKIEAGRLELYREELNLAAVCQAALEMVQVRALSKQQQLSQELPVACEFILGDRQRILQILLNYLSNAIKFTPAGGTITLKTQLATAVELQSLNVLESGGDAVLSDVSSSMFVGLSVTDTGMGVSLEDQHLLFQTFQQVDGTTDRQHEGTGLGLALTKRLVELHGGRVSFISTCGVGSTFSAWFPLPETSVEPV from the coding sequence TTGGAAGTTGCCCTCTCTCAACTCTGGCACTATGGTAGCGCTGTGTTGCTGGTTGCGATCGCCTCACTACTGATTCTGCTAGCCCCCGACTCAACCATTGCAGAAAATCCTTGGCTGATCGGTTTTGCTCCGGTCATCTTGAGTGCCAGATATGGAGGTCTAGGGCCAGGTCTCCTCGCTACGGTGCTAGCTGGTTTGGCTTGTGCCTACGGCTCGCTGTCATCTAACGGTGCGATCGCTGTCATCCCCAATGACCTGATCGAGTTGGGCATATTTGGGCTGGAAGGCATCTTAATCTGTGCGCTGATGGAATTTCATCCAACTCCACCCCAACCGCAACCGGGGCAGCTATCTGAAAAGCAATTGAGAGCCATTTTAGACAATGCTCCAGTCGGATTGTATGTTGTAGGTGGTTCTCATTGGGAGTTTGTCAACCAGTACTTGTGCTCTTGGCTAGGGCTAACTTCAGAACAAATTTTGGGCAGTGGTTGGATAGATAGCATTCATCCAGATGACAGAGAATGGGTGGTGCGTGCGACTACAGCAAGCCTAACAGGAGGCCATGCCTTTGAAGCCGAGTATCGGATTCTAGACCAAAGTGGCACCAGCTATTGGATCTTAGATCGGGCTGTCCCAGTGCGAGATCAAGCCGGTCAACTCCTGTTCATCCAAGGGTCTTGTGTAGATATTACTGCTCGCAAACAGGCTGAGGAGTGCTTACAGACATTGGCAAACCAATTGCAAGAGCGAACCACAGAACTCTCCATTGCGCGAGCCCATACTCAAGCCATTCTGGACTACACCCCTGCCAGCATCTACATCATTGATACCGATGGCTATATGAGGTTTGCTAACACCGAATGGTATCGGATTTTTGGAGACGTACTCGGAAACCCAATTGAAGGTCGCAATCTACGTGATTTTTTGCCTCCTGAAGCAGCGGCCGTTTTCTTTCGTGAGAATGAAGAAATTTTCTCCTCAGCCAAGGTCATGACATTTGAGAATGATATGACCCTACCCGATGGCGTTCATAGTTTTCTCCGCATCAAGTTTCCGCTTCAGGATACGAATGGAGAAGTTTACGCCTTCTGTGGAGTCTCCCTAGATATTACTGAGCGCAAGCAGGCGGAGGAAAAGTTGCAAGCTCTAACCCGCCAACTGCAAGCCCAAAATGAACAACTGGCAGAAGTTTCGCGCTTAAAGTCAGAATTTCTCACCAACATGTCCCATGAGTTGCGCACGCCTCTCACTTCGATCTTAGGCTTCTCCAGCGTTTTGCTTCAAAAGAATTTTGGAGCGTTAAATCCTAAACAAGAGCAGTATTTATCCCTGATTCACTCTAGTGGCGAACATTTACTGGCACTGATCAACGATTTGTTGGATCTAGCCAAAATCGAAGCAGGCAGACTAGAGCTTTATAGAGAGGAGCTTAATCTTGCAGCAGTATGTCAAGCCGCTCTAGAAATGGTGCAGGTGCGAGCATTGAGTAAACAACAGCAGTTATCTCAAGAACTTCCTGTGGCTTGTGAGTTTATCCTAGGCGATCGCCAGCGAATCTTACAAATATTGCTGAACTATCTATCAAACGCTATCAAGTTTACGCCAGCAGGCGGCACCATTACGCTAAAGACTCAACTTGCGACTGCTGTGGAGCTACAGAGCCTCAATGTGTTGGAGTCAGGGGGAGATGCAGTTTTGAGCGATGTCTCTTCTTCTATGTTTGTAGGTTTATCAGTTACTGATACGGGGATGGGTGTCTCACTCGAAGATCAGCATCTACTTTTCCAAACTTTTCAGCAAGTGGATGGAACAACCGATCGCCAGCATGAGGGAACAGGTTTGGGTTTAGCACTAACCAAGCGTTTAGTCGAGTTACATGGAGGCAGGGTCTCGTTTATCTCCACCTGTGGAGTTGGCAGCACTTTCTCCGCTTGGTTTCCCTTACCTGAGACCAGCGTAGAACCAGTTTAG
- a CDS encoding archease yields MSYEFLEDIAIADIAFRAWGQDLEEVFLAAGDAVTNTMIDNLEAIAPQETRTFTLDNDELDLLLFNFLQEFVYYKDSELLLLRPQQVQIEQKDMVYYLTATAKGEELDPERHHQRVDVKAVTLHRFKLEQTAEGWTALVILDI; encoded by the coding sequence ATGTCTTACGAATTTTTAGAAGATATTGCGATCGCGGATATTGCCTTTCGAGCTTGGGGTCAGGATTTGGAGGAAGTATTTTTGGCGGCGGGAGATGCAGTCACCAATACCATGATTGATAATCTGGAGGCGATCGCACCTCAAGAGACACGCACCTTTACCCTAGACAACGACGAGCTAGATCTCTTGTTGTTTAATTTTCTGCAAGAGTTTGTTTACTACAAAGACAGTGAACTACTCCTTCTGCGCCCTCAACAGGTACAAATCGAACAAAAGGATATGGTTTATTACCTAACGGCAACTGCAAAGGGAGAAGAACTCGATCCAGAACGTCACCATCAGCGAGTCGATGTGAAAGCGGTAACATTACATCGATTCAAGCTAGAACAAACAGCAGAAGGTTGGACGGCACTGGTAATTTTAGATATTTAG
- a CDS encoding DUF29 domain-containing protein: protein MSVTYTADFDLWLKQTAQLLRDRRWHEVDLEHLIEEIEDLGKSERRGVTSQLIRLLLHLLKWQYQPQRRSDSWLDSITDARTQISLALEDSPSLKSYPAEQLELSYQRARQQAAKQTGISLEVFPEACPYPLELVLAEDWFPEANSSS, encoded by the coding sequence ATGAGCGTAACTTACACCGCAGATTTTGATTTATGGCTTAAACAAACAGCTCAGCTACTCCGCGATCGCCGTTGGCATGAAGTTGATCTGGAGCATTTGATTGAGGAGATTGAGGATTTGGGCAAGAGTGAACGCCGGGGAGTCACCAGTCAATTGATTCGCCTCCTGCTGCATTTGCTCAAGTGGCAATATCAACCACAACGCCGCTCCGATAGCTGGCTGGATTCTATTACGGATGCTCGGACTCAAATCAGCTTGGCTCTTGAAGATAGCCCTAGTCTCAAAAGCTACCCAGCAGAGCAATTGGAACTAAGTTATCAACGTGCTCGCCAACAAGCCGCTAAGCAAACGGGGATCTCCCTTGAAGTTTTTCCAGAAGCCTGTCCTTATCCGCTAGAGTTGGTGCTCGCAGAAGACTGGTTTCCAGAAGCAAACAGTTCCAGTTAA
- a CDS encoding adenylate/guanylate cyclase domain-containing protein codes for MHREAANSFERSTRHFFSNGILFLLQLLNRKTVLILALLFIAGVFGALWNMSRLSSSLIQSQALQSAALYAQAIEEARTLYSSEAVRRVAGIPGITVTHDYTDTPGAIPIPATYLIELSHHLSDKNPGMSVRLYSDYPFPRRKAEGGPKDEFEREALRYLTQHPEQPFYRIETFQGRPALRYAQADIMQASCVSCHNSDPNSPKRDWRVGDVRGALAITRPLDTFMAQTNAGLRGTFLMLSTLSLLALSGIALVIGRLRQTSKELELRVIERTAQLQSANQELATEQGKSERLLLNILPPPIAQKLKDGQSNIADGFASATILFADLVNFTQLAKQVPPTELVAMLNEIFSAFDRLTEQYDLEKIKTIGDAYMVVGGLPTIRPDHPQAIAEMALAMREEIHKFNLRYHQNCRLRIGINTGPVVAGVIGTKKFIYDLWGDTVNVASRMESHGLPGEIQVTAATYECLRDDYNFEFRGSIEVKGKGAITAYLLTGRKSHANLYLTPASVA; via the coding sequence ATGCATCGAGAAGCCGCTAACTCGTTTGAGCGTTCCACCCGTCATTTTTTCTCAAACGGTATTCTATTTCTATTGCAGCTATTGAATAGAAAAACCGTTTTGATTCTGGCTCTCCTGTTCATTGCTGGGGTGTTTGGAGCTTTGTGGAACATGTCGCGGCTCTCATCTAGTTTGATACAGTCTCAGGCACTTCAGAGCGCTGCTTTGTACGCTCAAGCCATTGAAGAAGCTCGCACCCTCTACAGTTCCGAAGCGGTCAGGCGAGTCGCAGGTATTCCCGGAATTACAGTAACGCATGACTACACAGATACGCCGGGTGCCATCCCAATCCCAGCCACCTATTTGATCGAGCTGAGCCATCACCTGAGCGACAAAAATCCTGGCATGTCCGTGCGGCTGTATAGTGACTACCCGTTTCCTCGGCGAAAAGCTGAAGGTGGCCCTAAAGACGAGTTTGAGCGTGAAGCCCTGCGTTATCTGACCCAACATCCGGAGCAACCGTTCTATAGAATCGAAACGTTTCAAGGTCGTCCTGCTCTGCGCTATGCCCAAGCGGACATCATGCAGGCCAGTTGTGTCAGTTGCCATAACAGCGACCCCAATAGCCCTAAACGAGATTGGCGGGTCGGAGATGTACGAGGTGCCCTGGCGATCACTCGGCCACTAGATACGTTTATGGCTCAAACCAATGCTGGCTTACGGGGCACCTTCCTCATGCTCAGCACCCTATCACTTTTGGCGTTGTCAGGAATCGCACTGGTGATCGGTCGCTTGCGTCAAACTTCTAAAGAGTTGGAGTTGCGCGTGATTGAACGCACAGCCCAATTGCAATCTGCAAATCAGGAATTGGCTACCGAACAAGGAAAATCGGAACGCTTGTTGCTGAATATTTTGCCTCCACCCATTGCTCAAAAGCTCAAAGACGGTCAGAGCAATATTGCGGATGGTTTTGCTTCGGCCACGATTTTGTTTGCGGATCTGGTCAACTTTACTCAATTGGCCAAACAAGTGCCTCCTACAGAACTCGTGGCGATGTTGAATGAGATCTTTTCCGCCTTCGATCGCCTGACGGAACAATATGACTTAGAAAAAATTAAGACGATCGGAGATGCCTATATGGTGGTGGGAGGCTTACCCACGATACGACCTGACCATCCCCAAGCGATCGCCGAAATGGCTCTAGCCATGCGCGAGGAAATCCATAAATTCAATCTCCGCTATCACCAAAATTGCCGCCTCCGAATTGGCATTAATACAGGGCCAGTAGTGGCTGGGGTGATTGGCACCAAGAAGTTTATCTACGACCTATGGGGCGATACAGTCAACGTTGCCAGCCGCATGGAATCTCATGGCTTACCAGGAGAAATTCAAGTCACTGCTGCTACTTACGAATGTCTCCGGGATGACTACAACTTCGAGTTTAGAGGTTCAATTGAGGTCAAAGGGAAAGGAGCGATCACAGCCTATTTGCTGACAGGTAGGAAAAGCCATGCCAACCTTTATCTAACTCCTGCATCGGTAGCCTAA
- the crcB gene encoding fluoride efflux transporter CrcB, whose product MLQNVTFLGILAIAIGAVPGAASRYYLTEFCKKSFGTGFPYGTFIVNFTGCLLMGFSVTLFIGIPGFSTEADLFVRTGFLGAYTTFSTYGYDTVSLWKNRQKAATLFYWLGSAVLAVVGIFVGRYLATLMVG is encoded by the coding sequence TTGCTGCAAAATGTTACTTTTCTGGGTATCTTAGCGATTGCAATCGGTGCAGTCCCAGGGGCCGCAAGTCGTTATTACTTGACTGAGTTTTGCAAAAAATCCTTTGGCACAGGCTTTCCTTACGGAACTTTTATTGTCAATTTCACAGGCTGTTTATTAATGGGTTTTTCCGTTACTTTATTTATTGGGATTCCAGGGTTTTCGACAGAAGCAGATTTGTTCGTTAGAACTGGTTTTCTGGGTGCCTATACCACTTTCTCAACCTACGGCTACGATACAGTTTCGCTGTGGAAAAATCGCCAGAAAGCAGCTACTCTTTTTTATTGGCTAGGTAGTGCAGTTTTGGCAGTAGTTGGTATTTTCGTGGGTCGTTATTTGGCAACCCTAATGGTGGGATAA
- the crcB gene encoding fluoride efflux transporter CrcB — translation MQNASIRTVMAIALGAIPGALGRYFITEIVQAAIGKDFAYYGTFFINVTGCFMIALFYTLNKKRLESFSPEVRLAIATGFCGAYTTFSTYGLDTFTQVDQGNSTVALIYWLGSIVFGMLAVQAGILLGNLKSQ, via the coding sequence ATGCAAAATGCTTCTATTCGTACTGTTATGGCGATCGCTTTAGGGGCAATTCCAGGGGCTTTAGGACGCTACTTTATCACTGAAATCGTTCAAGCAGCGATTGGCAAAGACTTTGCCTACTACGGTACATTTTTCATCAATGTAACAGGCTGTTTTATGATTGCCTTATTTTATACCCTAAACAAAAAGAGACTCGAAAGCTTTTCACCTGAGGTTCGGTTGGCGATCGCAACTGGTTTTTGTGGTGCCTATACTACTTTCTCAACTTACGGATTAGACACCTTTACTCAAGTGGATCAGGGTAATAGTACAGTAGCCCTGATTTATTGGTTGGGCAGCATAGTGTTTGGGATGCTGGCGGTGCAAGCGGGTATCCTTTTAGGGAATCTAAAGTCCCAATAG
- a CDS encoding HNH endonuclease produces the protein MAISSQTRRILWRRSGDRCAVCQRRLVMHATESYLESAIGNECHIVAPEPDGPRGNFPLTVEERDDYSNLILLCQIHHQLVDAQPHTYPVDMLKEIKYRHETWIRDTLKLNPPTVEPTPSPLLLYRMETGIQLISLLRGSHASRFHQDNLDSDRTELASSFLQNIQEQLNVWDAIAKPERTSPDRTSPDRTKTEFALNRAICDLEASGLLVYAGRRQEPHQVESLVINDWQVGYLLVVNQVNPIAANRSEALERLMGFKLAADREFASYILIQLQHEQIRASD, from the coding sequence ATGGCCATCTCTAGTCAGACCCGCAGGATTCTTTGGAGACGCTCAGGCGATCGCTGTGCCGTTTGTCAGCGTCGATTGGTCATGCACGCCACCGAATCATATTTAGAGTCGGCGATCGGCAATGAATGTCATATTGTGGCACCCGAACCAGATGGCCCCCGTGGTAATTTTCCACTGACTGTGGAGGAGCGAGATGACTACTCCAATCTCATTTTGCTCTGTCAAATCCATCATCAACTGGTTGATGCTCAGCCTCACACATATCCGGTAGACATGCTGAAGGAGATCAAGTATCGGCATGAAACCTGGATACGGGATACCCTGAAGCTAAACCCGCCAACCGTAGAACCCACTCCCTCTCCTTTGCTGCTTTATAGAATGGAGACTGGTATCCAACTGATATCCCTATTGCGCGGTAGCCACGCTTCTCGGTTTCATCAGGACAATTTGGATAGTGACAGAACTGAACTAGCTAGCAGTTTCCTGCAAAACATCCAGGAGCAGTTGAATGTCTGGGATGCGATCGCCAAGCCAGAGCGAACTAGCCCAGATAGAACTAGCCCAGATAGAACCAAGACCGAGTTTGCTTTGAACAGAGCTATCTGCGACCTAGAGGCGAGTGGCTTGCTGGTTTATGCGGGCCGACGGCAAGAGCCGCACCAAGTAGAGAGTTTAGTAATCAACGATTGGCAAGTAGGCTACCTATTAGTGGTTAACCAAGTGAACCCCATTGCGGCCAATCGGAGCGAAGCCTTAGAACGGTTGATGGGATTTAAGTTGGCAGCAGACCGCGAGTTCGCCAGTTATATCCTGATTCAGCTACAGCATGAGCAAATCCGAGCCAGTGATTAA
- a CDS encoding dihydrofolate reductase family protein produces the protein MRSIQLFIATSLDGYIARTSGAVDWLLTDQDYGYSEFFEQVDTVLMGRKTYEQVLSFGEYPYSGKQGYVFSKTQIQQGDENVEFVSSDEAIFLNDLCQGDGKNIWLVGGSEIIHFCLQHEFVHELILSIHPMILGSGIPLIAQDPTLETVLELKDTRTYETGLLQATYAVQQIER, from the coding sequence ATGCGCTCAATCCAACTGTTTATTGCTACGAGTTTAGATGGCTATATTGCCCGGACATCAGGAGCCGTGGATTGGCTATTGACAGACCAAGACTACGGCTACAGCGAATTCTTTGAGCAAGTTGATACTGTTTTGATGGGGCGTAAAACCTATGAGCAGGTTTTGAGTTTTGGGGAATACCCTTATTCCGGAAAACAAGGATATGTTTTCTCTAAAACTCAGATCCAGCAGGGAGATGAAAATGTAGAATTTGTCAGTTCTGATGAAGCTATCTTCCTAAACGATTTGTGTCAGGGGGATGGCAAAAACATTTGGTTAGTGGGTGGTTCCGAAATCATTCATTTTTGTCTTCAGCATGAGTTTGTCCATGAGCTGATTCTCTCGATTCATCCGATGATTCTGGGCAGTGGTATTCCCCTCATTGCACAAGACCCCACTCTAGAGACAGTCTTGGAGTTGAAGGATACCCGAACTTATGAGACAGGGTTGTTGCAAGCCACTTATGCTGTGCAGCAGATTGAGAGATAG
- a CDS encoding DUF5996 family protein, whose product MTAPVHNTASNSLWPSLPVAAWQDTYATLHLWTQIVGKIRLILAPKLNHWWHSTLYVTPRGLTTSSIPYQTRLFEISFDFLDHNLLVETSDGMTRNIPLVSRSVADFYQEIISTLQELEIVVQIWTMPQEIADPIRFEQDHQHATYDPEYAQRLWQILVQTHRVMTVFRSRFVGKASPVHFFWGSFDLAVTRFSGRLAPEHPGGVPHMADWVTREAYSHEVSSCGFWPGGGTVAEPIFYAYAYPTPEGFRDYVIQPDEAFYSPDLQEFVLPYAALQQASDPDAMLLTFLQSTYEAAADLGGWDRAALESST is encoded by the coding sequence ATGACAGCTCCTGTCCATAACACCGCTAGCAATAGTCTTTGGCCGAGTTTACCAGTCGCCGCATGGCAAGACACTTATGCAACCCTGCATCTGTGGACTCAGATTGTCGGTAAGATTCGGCTCATCCTGGCTCCCAAACTGAATCATTGGTGGCATTCCACCCTGTATGTCACACCACGCGGATTGACGACTTCTTCGATTCCCTACCAAACCCGTCTCTTTGAAATTAGTTTTGACTTCCTCGATCACAACTTACTCGTTGAAACGAGTGATGGCATGACCAGAAATATCCCTCTGGTTTCTCGCTCTGTGGCGGATTTTTACCAAGAGATCATTAGCACCTTGCAGGAGCTAGAGATTGTCGTTCAAATATGGACGATGCCGCAGGAGATCGCCGACCCGATTCGCTTTGAGCAAGATCATCAACATGCCACCTATGATCCAGAGTATGCTCAGCGGCTTTGGCAGATTTTGGTGCAAACTCACCGAGTGATGACTGTATTTCGCTCCCGCTTTGTTGGTAAAGCAAGCCCAGTGCATTTCTTTTGGGGCAGCTTTGATTTGGCTGTGACTCGTTTCTCTGGCCGTCTCGCCCCAGAACATCCTGGTGGTGTTCCTCATATGGCTGATTGGGTCACTAGAGAGGCTTACTCCCATGAGGTGAGCAGTTGTGGCTTTTGGCCCGGAGGTGGCACCGTGGCTGAGCCGATCTTCTACGCTTATGCTTATCCTACGCCTGAAGGGTTTCGAGATTATGTGATTCAGCCTGACGAAGCTTTCTATAGCCCCGATCTCCAAGAATTTGTTTTACCTTATGCGGCTCTACAACAAGCAAGCGATCCCGATGCCATGCTCCTCACCTTTCTCCAAAGCACTTATGAAGCTGCGGCTGATTTAGGGGGTTGGGATCGAGCTGCCTTAGAGTCTAGTACTTAG
- a CDS encoding HAD family hydrolase: MALKGVILDVDGTLVLSNDAHAQAWVEAFAASGYEVPFEKVRPLIGMGGDQIIPQMVSDLNNKEGVGKEISTRRKELILKKFGKELDSANGSRDLVLKMQEQGLHLIIATSATKEELKILLKVAQVDDLLHEATASGDAEHSKPAPDIVEAALAKSQMAPDEVVMLGDTPYDIEAAGKAGVGVIAVRSGGFPDEQLADAIAIYNDPADLLAHYDNSPLAQAA; this comes from the coding sequence GTGGCACTTAAAGGTGTGATTCTGGATGTAGATGGAACGTTGGTATTGAGCAACGATGCTCATGCTCAAGCTTGGGTAGAAGCCTTTGCTGCTTCTGGTTATGAAGTTCCTTTTGAGAAAGTGCGGCCCCTAATTGGCATGGGTGGCGATCAAATCATTCCGCAGATGGTGTCAGATCTAAATAACAAAGAAGGGGTGGGGAAAGAGATTAGTACTCGCCGCAAAGAGCTGATCCTCAAAAAATTTGGCAAGGAATTAGATTCCGCCAATGGTAGCCGAGACCTGGTTTTGAAGATGCAGGAGCAAGGCTTACACCTGATTATTGCGACTTCCGCTACTAAGGAAGAACTGAAAATACTACTAAAAGTCGCTCAAGTAGATGATCTACTCCATGAAGCCACCGCCTCTGGAGATGCCGAACATTCCAAACCTGCGCCAGATATTGTGGAAGCAGCTTTAGCTAAAAGCCAAATGGCTCCAGACGAAGTCGTGATGTTGGGCGATACTCCTTATGACATTGAGGCCGCAGGCAAAGCGGGAGTTGGAGTAATTGCAGTGCGTTCCGGTGGCTTCCCAGATGAGCAACTAGCGGATGCGATCGCCATCTACAACGACCCAGCCGATCTCTTAGCCCACTATGACAATTCTCCTCTAGCTCAGGCAGCATAA